A genomic window from Halomonas sp. LR3S48 includes:
- a CDS encoding SUF system Fe-S cluster assembly regulator, with protein sequence MLKLSRLTDYAAVILAQIARHPEHSHAAAELAETVQLPHPTVSKTLKMLVRAGLLESRRGAQGGYSLARPASRITAIDIITAIEGPVAMTECSHAEGDCDLLATCGVSDNWQRVSLAVRTLLDSVTLAHLADTAPIKLPVQLPIQSVTLAVDTA encoded by the coding sequence ATGCTGAAGCTTTCCCGGCTGACAGACTACGCCGCCGTGATCCTGGCGCAGATCGCCCGGCATCCCGAGCATTCCCATGCGGCGGCAGAGCTGGCCGAGACCGTGCAGCTGCCCCACCCTACGGTCAGCAAGACCTTGAAGATGCTGGTCAGGGCAGGGCTGCTTGAGTCGCGTCGTGGTGCCCAGGGTGGCTACTCCCTGGCACGGCCTGCATCGCGCATCACCGCTATCGACATCATCACGGCCATCGAGGGCCCGGTGGCGATGACGGAGTGCAGCCACGCCGAGGGTGACTGCGACCTGCTGGCGACTTGTGGCGTTTCCGACAACTGGCAGCGTGTGTCGCTGGCCGTTCGCACTCTGCTCGACAGCGTGACCCTGGCCCACCTGGCCGATACCGCGCCGATCAAGCTGCCGGTGCAGCTACCCATACAGAGCGTGACCCTGGCCGTCGATACGGCCTGA